In Chlamydia serpentis, the following are encoded in one genomic region:
- a CDS encoding histone H1-like repetitive region-containing protein — protein MIGAQKKQSGRKTASRAVRKPAKKVAAKRIVKKATAKKTVRKTAVKKPAVRKTAAKKTVRKTVAKKPVAKKVAAKRVVRKVAAKKTVRKTVAKKPVAKKVAAKRVVRKVATKKTVRKTVAKKPVAKKTTVAKAAAKKSASCALACHKNHKHTPSCKRVCSSTATRKHGSKSRVRTAHGWRHQLIKMMTR, from the coding sequence AAAAACAGAGCGGTAGGAAGACAGCTTCAAGAGCTGTACGAAAGCCTGCTAAAAAAGTTGCGGCTAAACGTATAGTTAAAAAAGCTACTGCTAAAAAAACTGTTCGCAAAACCGCTGTAAAAAAACCTGCAGTTCGTAAAACAGCTGCTAAGAAAACAGTTCGTAAGACTGTAGCTAAGAAGCCTGTAGCTAAAAAAGTTGCGGCTAAACGTGTAGTAAGAAAAGTAGCTGCTAAGAAAACAGTTCGCAAGACTGTAGCTAAGAAGCCTGTAGCTAAAAAAGTTGCGGCTAAACGTGTAGTAAGAAAGGTAGCTACTAAGAAAACAGTTCGCAAGACTGTAGCTAAGAAGCCTGTAGCTAAAAAAACTACAGTTGCTAAAGCTGCTGCTAAAAAATCAGCATCTTGTGCATTAGCATGCCACAAAAATCATAAACATACACCTAGTTGCAAACGCGTGTGTTCTTCAACAGCTACAAGAAAGCATGGCTCTAAAAGCCGTGTGCGTACAGCTCATGGTTGGCGTCACCAACTAATTAAAATGATGACTCGATAG
- the hemW gene encoding radical SAM family heme chaperone HemW has product MNGKIPLALYIHIPFCTRKCHYCSFYTIPYKREVVSLYCHAVIKEGLKKLSEVQNTHFVDTVFFGGGTPSLVPPFHFKQILKELAPDAKEVTLEANPENLTPDYLNQLQKTPINRISIGVQTFDDAILKLLGRTHSSSTAITAIQECQNYGFHNLSIDLIYGLPTQYQEVFLSDLYQALALPITHISLYNLTIDPHTSFYKHRKILIPTIAEEETLATMNLLAEDLLINKGFHHYELASYAKPGWVAKHNLYYWTDRPFLGLGVSASQYIHGERSKNYSRISYYLRAVRRNLSTQETSEILPQKAKIKEAFALRLRLIEGAYLEDFPAKLISVFTEHSELKNLFDVNEKFLSLNRRGRLFHDTIAEEIMGCSF; this is encoded by the coding sequence ATGAATGGTAAAATCCCTCTAGCTCTTTATATTCATATACCTTTTTGTACGAGAAAGTGTCATTACTGTAGTTTTTATACTATTCCCTATAAAAGGGAGGTAGTATCGTTATATTGTCATGCTGTGATCAAAGAAGGACTAAAAAAACTATCTGAAGTCCAAAATACTCATTTTGTAGATACGGTATTTTTTGGAGGGGGCACGCCTTCGTTAGTTCCTCCCTTCCACTTCAAACAGATCCTTAAAGAGCTTGCTCCCGATGCAAAGGAAGTTACCCTCGAAGCCAACCCAGAAAATTTAACTCCAGACTACCTAAATCAACTACAAAAAACTCCTATAAATAGGATTAGCATTGGTGTGCAAACCTTTGACGATGCTATCTTAAAACTCCTAGGACGTACGCATTCCTCATCTACAGCAATTACAGCAATACAAGAATGTCAAAATTATGGCTTTCACAACCTCTCAATTGATCTGATTTACGGATTACCAACACAATACCAAGAGGTATTCCTTAGCGACCTGTATCAAGCTTTAGCCCTTCCTATTACCCATATTTCATTATATAACCTCACCATAGATCCGCATACCTCGTTCTATAAGCACCGTAAGATACTAATCCCGACAATTGCTGAAGAAGAGACTCTTGCTACAATGAATCTCTTAGCCGAAGACCTTTTAATCAATAAAGGATTCCATCACTACGAACTTGCCTCTTATGCAAAACCAGGTTGGGTCGCGAAACACAACCTTTATTATTGGACGGATCGTCCTTTCTTAGGCTTAGGAGTCTCGGCTTCACAATACATCCACGGAGAACGTTCCAAGAATTATAGCCGAATCTCTTATTACTTACGTGCAGTACGTAGGAATCTCTCTACCCAAGAAACTTCAGAAATTCTTCCACAAAAAGCAAAAATTAAAGAGGCATTTGCTCTCCGCCTCCGTCTTATCGAGGGGGCTTACCTAGAGGATTTTCCTGCTAAGCTCATCTCCGTATTTACCGAGCATTCAGAATTAAAAAACCTATTCGATGTCAACGAAAAATTTCTTTCCCTCAATAGACGTGGAAGGCTTTTCCATGACACTATAGCTGAAGAAATCATGGGATGTTCCTTTTGA
- a CDS encoding DUF687 family protein encodes MTAPTQSRSSSPTNEDIELQPLDSSSSEPSAQSLLTISPSSDNLNTVSLSEGVTELMIEGGPRGQPSPPPNNTIYEVLCVAGEEDSDVSDSSVNILYVNGSWQTQLEAVNEALHISEVRGGPHVRLFYNDGSGMSCGPWTNPCCRSLPLISHPLCQAILGLWEQFFSYPGNQGKNFLVFFFGDGGAYLQSALDHSPYASRILIVGISPTIFIQGNYAVHNYRVAGDFFSSFDVRGTQAENTTTLPYSSGLEGYFCPSIRCPSFTQALRWGEQCLISSRVENSGGEGSSSGAPLTTPQNVAVVIDPNDSHAMERLGQWLEQGPPAADFEMNPYPQSCTAVCLSSLFAVSRVLGLTQEYLLASVHEGLDLQICYSLILMHTACAIRYFFLLFTNYPCLRERCRIARVIAQACFLPSMLVLVFDYFNLLRRLWMPYPILRAVFISASTMTGSIIFIELTRLWGRSLRGRVQQFIYRRTTGVRLPEGRVRVVNRNALGFALGFLYTAWGSIYFPLSIIVLNNIGLQIPRVLVRSNVSAVYDLENKTPQQNWQSGDVLAVGQTMNLVLTAFIFCLNIWFFIKSVLRYCRRGRR; translated from the coding sequence ATGACCGCTCCTACGCAATCTCGTTCTTCATCACCCACCAATGAAGACATTGAACTCCAGCCTCTAGACTCCTCTTCTTCTGAACCCTCAGCACAATCTCTACTCACCATAAGCCCTTCTTCTGATAATTTAAATACTGTTTCTTTATCTGAAGGAGTGACAGAACTGATGATAGAGGGAGGACCTAGAGGTCAGCCGTCACCTCCTCCTAACAACACTATTTATGAAGTTCTCTGTGTAGCTGGAGAGGAGGATTCCGATGTTTCAGATTCTTCTGTAAACATTCTCTATGTAAATGGAAGTTGGCAAACCCAATTAGAAGCTGTAAACGAGGCTCTTCATATTAGTGAAGTCCGGGGAGGACCTCATGTCAGACTCTTTTATAATGATGGCAGTGGTATGTCTTGTGGTCCATGGACCAATCCTTGTTGCCGAAGCCTACCTCTTATCAGTCATCCTCTGTGTCAGGCAATTCTAGGGCTTTGGGAGCAATTTTTCTCTTATCCTGGGAATCAGGGGAAGAATTTTTTAGTGTTTTTTTTTGGTGATGGAGGGGCTTATCTACAGAGTGCTTTGGATCACTCTCCGTATGCAAGTCGTATTTTGATTGTAGGGATTTCTCCTACAATCTTTATACAAGGAAACTACGCAGTACACAACTATCGAGTCGCTGGCGATTTTTTCAGTTCTTTTGACGTTAGGGGAACTCAGGCTGAAAATACTACAACCTTACCTTATTCTTCGGGTCTTGAAGGTTATTTCTGTCCTTCTATTCGTTGTCCTTCTTTTACTCAAGCCTTGCGTTGGGGAGAACAATGTTTGATCAGCAGTAGAGTAGAAAATTCTGGAGGGGAGGGAAGCTCCTCCGGAGCTCCCCTAACGACGCCACAGAACGTTGCCGTCGTTATAGATCCTAATGATTCTCATGCGATGGAAAGACTAGGACAATGGTTGGAGCAAGGTCCTCCTGCAGCGGATTTTGAAATGAATCCCTATCCTCAAAGTTGCACGGCAGTTTGTTTATCTAGTCTTTTTGCTGTTTCTAGAGTTTTAGGGCTGACTCAAGAATATCTACTTGCTTCTGTTCATGAAGGCTTAGATTTGCAGATTTGTTATTCTTTAATTCTTATGCACACAGCTTGTGCTATTCGTTATTTTTTCTTGCTCTTCACAAACTATCCTTGTCTTAGAGAAAGATGTCGTATAGCGCGAGTTATAGCACAAGCTTGTTTTTTACCAAGCATGCTCGTTCTTGTTTTTGATTATTTCAATCTTCTACGTAGGCTTTGGATGCCTTATCCGATTTTAAGAGCTGTCTTTATTTCAGCATCTACAATGACAGGTAGCATTATCTTTATCGAACTGACTCGTTTGTGGGGCAGAAGTCTTAGGGGGCGAGTGCAGCAATTTATCTATCGCAGGACTACAGGAGTTCGCTTACCTGAAGGAAGGGTACGGGTAGTTAATCGGAATGCACTAGGGTTCGCTCTCGGATTTTTATATACTGCGTGGGGAAGTATTTATTTTCCTCTATCGATTATAGTTCTTAACAACATTGGTCTGCAAATTCCACGTGTGTTAGTGCGTTCCAATGTATCTGCCGTTTATGATTTAGAAAATAAAACTCCTCAACAAAATTGGCAGAGTGGTGATGTATTAGCTGTGGGCCAAACCATGAATCTGGTATTAACAGCATTTATTTTTTGCTTAAATATATGGTTCTTTATCAAGTCCGTATTGCGCTATTGCAGGCGTGGTCGTCGTTAA
- a CDS encoding 2-oxoglutarate dehydrogenase E1 component produces the protein MDSEFAGQVYSSDMDWIESMYQRFMNHETLDPSWKYFFEGYQLGQAESLSEVTAKISENENILMFQEQKSQFLCTIYRYYGYLQSQISTLSPTTDSPLIREKISKIDLNEQVPSLGLLPNPQVSVGELIQALKKCYCGSLTVETLTCTPDLQEFVWNLMEKPKVERSSQQLLRYYKDLCKATFFEEFLQVKFTGQKRFSLEGGETLVPMLEHLVNYGSGLGISNYVLGMAHRGRLNVLTNVLAKPYRYLFMEFEDEPATRGLESVGDVKYHKGYVLKSHRENGETTTFVMLPNASHLESVDPIVEGVVAALQHQGEPGREQSSLAILVHGDAAFSGQGVVYETLQLSRVPGYSTEGTLHIVVNNYIGFTAVPRESRSTPYCTDIAKMLGVPVFRVNGEDVIACIEAIEYALQVRERFSCDVIIDLCCYRKYGHNESDDPAVTAPLLYDQIKQKKSIRELFRKHLLERDTADISEETLVPIEKEIENRLNSEFQVLKDKEPEPFPKKECRHCDRLNNGELILHDIDVSLNRDTVFHISSRLCGLPDNFNPHAKVKALLEKRIKMTEGLIGYDWAMAEELAFASLLIEGYNLRLSGQDSIRGTFSQRHLLWSDIVTGDTYSPLYHLSVDQGAVEMYNSPLSEYAILGFEYGYAQQALNTLVLWEAQFGDFANGAQIIFDQYISSGIQKWDLHSDVVLLLPHGYEGQGPEHSSSRIERYLQLAANWNFQVVLPSTPVQYFRILREHTKRDLSLPLVIFTPKLLLRHHQCVSSIEEFSEPGGFRPILEDAHPNYNATILVLCSGKIYYDYLEMLPKERDKDFSCLRIESLYPLALEELVELIDKYSRIKHFVWLQEEPKNMGAYDYIFMALQDILSQKLTYIGRPRSSSTASGSAKLSRRELVTCMETLFSLR, from the coding sequence ATGGATTCGGAGTTTGCTGGGCAAGTATATTCTTCGGACATGGATTGGATAGAGTCTATGTATCAGAGGTTTATGAATCATGAGACTCTAGATCCTTCATGGAAGTATTTTTTTGAAGGATATCAGTTAGGGCAAGCAGAATCTTTATCAGAAGTTACTGCCAAGATCTCTGAGAACGAGAATATCCTTATGTTCCAAGAACAGAAATCGCAATTTCTGTGTACAATTTACCGTTATTATGGATACCTTCAAAGTCAGATTTCCACGCTTTCCCCAACTACTGATTCTCCTCTAATTCGGGAAAAAATATCTAAGATAGACCTTAATGAGCAAGTTCCTTCTTTGGGTCTCCTTCCTAACCCTCAGGTATCTGTAGGCGAATTGATTCAAGCTTTAAAAAAATGTTACTGCGGAAGTCTTACTGTAGAAACCTTAACGTGTACTCCAGATTTGCAAGAGTTCGTTTGGAATCTTATGGAGAAACCTAAAGTAGAACGATCTAGCCAACAACTTCTTCGTTACTATAAAGATCTTTGTAAGGCGACATTTTTTGAGGAGTTTTTACAGGTAAAATTTACCGGTCAAAAACGTTTTTCTTTAGAGGGAGGAGAGACTCTGGTTCCTATGCTGGAGCATCTTGTCAATTATGGATCTGGATTAGGGATTTCTAATTATGTGTTAGGAATGGCTCATCGAGGTCGCTTGAATGTATTAACTAATGTTCTTGCTAAACCTTATCGCTACCTCTTTATGGAATTTGAAGATGAACCCGCTACTCGTGGTTTGGAAAGCGTAGGGGATGTGAAGTATCACAAAGGCTATGTCCTCAAGTCTCATCGTGAAAATGGTGAAACAACTACTTTTGTGATGTTGCCAAATGCTAGTCATCTTGAATCTGTAGATCCTATTGTAGAGGGGGTTGTTGCTGCCTTACAACATCAAGGAGAACCTGGAAGAGAACAAAGCAGTTTAGCAATTCTAGTTCATGGAGATGCAGCGTTTTCTGGCCAGGGAGTGGTTTATGAAACCCTACAGTTAAGTCGTGTGCCAGGATATTCTACTGAAGGGACTCTTCACATTGTTGTAAATAATTACATAGGTTTTACAGCAGTGCCAAGAGAGTCGAGATCTACTCCTTATTGTACTGACATTGCTAAGATGTTAGGGGTCCCTGTATTTCGTGTTAATGGTGAGGATGTTATTGCTTGCATAGAAGCTATAGAGTATGCCCTACAAGTTCGTGAGAGATTTAGTTGTGATGTGATTATAGATCTCTGCTGTTATCGTAAATATGGACACAATGAAAGCGATGATCCTGCAGTAACAGCACCATTACTCTATGATCAGATTAAGCAGAAGAAAAGTATACGGGAGCTTTTTAGGAAACACCTACTCGAAAGAGATACTGCAGATATCTCTGAGGAAACTTTAGTGCCTATTGAAAAAGAGATCGAGAATAGGCTCAATAGTGAGTTTCAGGTGTTAAAAGATAAAGAGCCAGAACCTTTCCCTAAGAAAGAGTGCCGTCATTGTGATCGCCTAAATAACGGTGAGCTTATCTTGCATGATATTGATGTTTCTTTGAATCGTGATACTGTATTTCATATAAGCTCTCGTCTTTGCGGGCTTCCCGATAATTTTAATCCCCATGCTAAAGTTAAGGCTCTGTTAGAAAAAAGAATAAAAATGACAGAAGGTTTGATTGGCTATGATTGGGCAATGGCTGAAGAGTTGGCATTTGCTTCGTTATTAATTGAGGGATATAACCTTAGGCTCTCTGGTCAAGACTCGATTCGTGGTACGTTCAGCCAACGGCATTTGCTCTGGAGTGATATTGTTACTGGAGATACATATTCACCATTATATCACCTTTCTGTAGATCAGGGAGCTGTAGAAATGTACAACTCGCCACTTTCTGAATACGCAATTTTAGGATTTGAGTATGGCTATGCTCAACAGGCACTAAATACGCTCGTGTTATGGGAAGCACAGTTTGGTGATTTTGCTAACGGAGCACAAATTATTTTCGATCAATATATCTCGTCAGGTATTCAAAAATGGGATTTGCATTCTGACGTAGTTCTGCTTCTCCCTCATGGTTATGAAGGACAGGGACCTGAGCATTCTTCATCTCGTATAGAGCGTTATTTGCAACTCGCAGCAAATTGGAATTTTCAAGTTGTATTGCCTTCTACTCCTGTGCAATATTTTCGGATTCTTAGAGAGCATACGAAGCGAGATCTATCTTTGCCTTTGGTTATTTTTACTCCTAAGTTGCTTTTGAGACATCATCAATGTGTTAGTAGTATTGAAGAATTTTCAGAGCCCGGAGGATTTCGCCCTATTCTCGAAGATGCCCATCCTAATTACAATGCTACTATCTTAGTATTATGCTCAGGAAAGATCTATTATGACTATCTAGAAATGCTTCCTAAGGAACGAGATAAGGATTTTTCTTGCTTACGTATAGAGAGCCTATATCCTCTAGCTCTTGAAGAGTTAGTAGAGCTTATTGATAAGTATTCCCGTATAAAACATTTTGTTTGGTTGCAGGAAGAGCCCAAGAATATGGGGGCTTATGACTACATTTTCATGGCATTGCAGGATATTTTGTCTCAGAAACTCACCTACATAGGACGTCCTCGCAGCAGTTCCACAGCGTCTGGATCAGCTAAGCTGAGTCGTCGAGAGCTAGTGACATGTATGGAAACTCTATTTTCTTTAAGGTAA
- a CDS encoding SAM-dependent methyltransferase translates to MTLYLFPNTLGNRDVTSLPAIIGELIHRLNGLIVESDRGGRAFLSLWKLPEVHKFPLAILSKHVRSSKAWDFYLEPIVKHGETWGLISDAGLPCIADPGASLVRRARALQIPIQAFSGPCSITLALMLSGLPSQNFTFLGYLPQNPKERIKSIKKAVASQVSTLVCIETPYRNVYTFESLLDSLPSYAELCVASDLSGESELVLTRLVKSWRCIEDLSFVKQSMTKVPTIFLFHIPK, encoded by the coding sequence GTGACTCTATATCTTTTCCCCAATACCTTAGGCAATCGTGACGTAACCAGCCTCCCTGCTATTATAGGGGAACTTATCCACAGGCTTAATGGATTGATTGTAGAAAGCGATCGTGGAGGACGAGCATTTCTTAGTTTATGGAAACTACCTGAGGTCCATAAGTTTCCTCTGGCTATTTTGAGTAAGCATGTGCGTTCCTCTAAGGCTTGGGATTTTTATCTCGAGCCTATAGTAAAACATGGGGAAACTTGGGGACTGATTTCTGATGCAGGCCTTCCTTGCATTGCTGATCCTGGCGCTAGTCTAGTTCGTCGTGCACGTGCTTTGCAAATTCCTATACAAGCATTTTCTGGCCCTTGTTCGATAACCCTCGCTCTTATGCTTTCTGGCTTACCTTCGCAAAATTTTACCTTTCTTGGATATTTACCGCAAAACCCTAAGGAACGTATCAAGTCAATTAAAAAAGCGGTAGCCTCTCAAGTGTCTACTTTAGTATGTATAGAAACTCCATATCGCAATGTCTATACCTTTGAGTCTCTTTTAGATTCCTTGCCTTCTTATGCAGAACTCTGTGTTGCTTCTGATCTTTCTGGAGAGAGTGAGCTTGTCCTCACACGATTGGTAAAATCATGGAGATGTATTGAAGATTTAAGTTTTGTTAAGCAGAGCATGACTAAGGTGCCCACAATATTTCTATTCCATATCCCTAAATAG
- the sucB gene encoding dihydrolipoyllysine-residue succinyltransferase, with amino-acid sequence MTTEVRIPNIAESISEVTIASLLVPEGSFIQENQGLLEIESDKVNQLIYAPASGRILWQVSEGDVVAVGGLVARIEVANEGECATDVQSRDTIEAEIICFPQSGVRQSPPQDKTFVPLREEMKKSHQSSLKGDRKETRERMTSIRKTISRRLLSALHESAMLTTFNEVYMTPLLNLRKQKQEEFISKYGVKLGFMSFFVKAVLQALKVYPRVNAYIEGEEIVYRHYYDICLAVGTDRGLVVPVIRDCDKLSSGEIEKKLADLALRAREGQLSIAELEGGSFTITNGGVYGSLLSTPIINPPQVGILGMHKVEKRPIVFENEIIIADMMYIALSYDHRLIDGKEAVGFLITLKECIENPELLLDL; translated from the coding sequence ATGACTACAGAAGTACGCATACCTAATATTGCTGAATCTATCAGCGAGGTGACTATAGCCTCTCTTTTAGTTCCAGAGGGTAGTTTTATTCAAGAAAATCAGGGTTTACTAGAAATTGAGAGTGATAAGGTAAATCAATTAATTTATGCTCCAGCATCGGGCAGAATTCTTTGGCAAGTTTCAGAAGGTGATGTTGTTGCTGTTGGTGGTTTGGTGGCAAGAATAGAGGTTGCTAATGAAGGAGAATGCGCTACAGATGTTCAATCTAGAGATACTATAGAGGCCGAGATTATTTGCTTTCCTCAGTCTGGAGTTCGTCAGTCTCCTCCTCAAGATAAGACTTTTGTTCCTCTTCGTGAGGAGATGAAAAAATCACACCAAAGTTCTTTAAAAGGAGATCGGAAAGAAACTCGAGAGCGGATGACTTCGATTCGAAAAACCATTTCTCGTCGCTTGTTATCTGCTCTACATGAATCTGCAATGCTCACTACATTCAATGAAGTGTATATGACTCCACTCCTCAATTTGCGTAAACAAAAACAGGAAGAATTTATCTCAAAGTATGGCGTCAAGTTAGGATTTATGTCTTTTTTTGTGAAAGCTGTTCTTCAAGCCCTAAAGGTCTATCCAAGAGTGAATGCCTATATTGAGGGTGAGGAGATCGTTTATCGTCATTACTACGACATTTGTCTTGCTGTAGGAACAGATCGTGGACTTGTCGTCCCTGTTATCCGTGATTGCGATAAACTCTCTAGTGGGGAAATTGAGAAAAAACTAGCGGATCTTGCCCTGCGAGCTCGTGAAGGACAACTCTCTATAGCCGAACTTGAGGGGGGAAGTTTCACAATTACAAATGGCGGTGTATATGGATCCTTACTATCGACGCCAATTATTAACCCTCCACAAGTAGGCATTTTAGGAATGCATAAAGTAGAGAAACGTCCTATTGTTTTTGAGAACGAAATTATCATAGCCGACATGATGTACATCGCTTTAAGTTATGATCATCGCCTTATTGATGGGAAAGAGGCTGTTGGTTTCTTAATCACATTAAAAGAGTGTATCGAAAACCCAGAATTACTATTGGATTTATAA